The Streptomyces laurentii region GCCGCGGATGCCCCGGGACGGCGGAGCGCAGCGCCCGGTGCGCGGTGGGCCGCCCGTGCCGCAGCGGACTGCCGTCGATCAGGTCGTCGTGCACGACCGCGGCCGCGTGCACCAACTCGACGGCGGCCGCCGCCCGGACCAGCGCGTCGCTGTCCGGCTGCCCGCCGCCCCGCCAGCCCCAATAACAGAACGCGGCCCGCAGCCGCTTGCCGTGCGCGACCGCCGCCTCCAGCTCCCCGGCCACCGGCCCGAGGTCCGCGTCGACGGCGGCCAGCGCGTCGGCCTCCCGGGCGACGAACCGGCCCAGCACCTCGTCGACCCGGATCTTGAACGCCGCCGGGTCCCAGACCTCAGCCATCGGCCCGCGACCGCCGCTCCAGCACGTGCTGCGCCAGCACCTCCAGATGAGCCGGCGGCACCGCCGCGTACCGGTCGAGCGCGAGCCGCCCGCGCGCCCGCAGATCCTGCTCGGCGTCCTCGACGAGCCGGCCCGTGTCCGAGCGCCGCAACAGCCCCCGGAGCGCTCCCGCGGCCGTCCCCAGGGTACTCACCGCCAGGTCGGCGAGCCCCGCGACCAGCAGCACCGCCCCGTCGTCCGTGCCCTCCCGCGCCGCGCCGCCCGCCCGGCCTTCCCCTGCTGCCGTGCCGCCGCTCTGCGATGTCAACGCCGTTCCCCGTTCCCGCGCCCGTGCGCGCTCGTCCTCGGGTGGTCGGGCCCAGCGTGGCGGGCGGCGCGTACGGCGTGCGCGGAAAACTCACGAACGGGTGATCATCGGGCTTCCGCCCGGTCCGGGGCGAGCGCGCCCGTGAGATGGTCGTACGCGACGTGTGCGTGCAGCCGTACCCCCGTCACCAGGGTGTCGTCGTCGGCGTAGAACCCAGGATGGTGGTTGGTGACCAGACCGCGTCCGCCCGCGAGCGGGACCGGCAGACCCCGTTCGTCCAGGGCCGCGTCCTGGACGCCGAGCGTCACGTACAGCCCGCCGAACCGGTCGATGAACTCGGACACGTCGTCGTAGCCGAGCGACGGGACGGTCTCCACCACGCGCTCGGCGCCCACCACCCGGCGGAAGGTCGGCAGACCGGCGGCCACCCACGCCGCGCCGTTGCGCACCGGTGGCACCGGCTGGAGGTAGTCCACTCGGGCCGTGGCCTGGTACGCGGCGGCCGTGTGCCCGGCCAGCGTCGCCAGCCGCCGGCGTACCTCCGCCATGCCGGACTCGTCCGCGCAGCGGACCGTGCCCCACAGCGTGACGGTCTCGCCGATGATGTTGAAGCGCCCGACGTCCTCGATGTGGCCGATGGTCACGGTGACCGGATCGAACGCGGACACCTGACGGTAGAGCTGCCCGATCCCGGTGAGGATCGCGCCCGCCGCGGGCATCGGGTCGATCCCCTGCCACGGCGTGGAGCCGTGCACCTGACGGCCGGTGACGGTGATCCGGACCAGCAGGGAGGCGGCGTACTGGTTGCCGGAGAGGTAGCCCACGTGGCCCTTGGGGTACGGGGTGACGTGCATCCCGAACACCATGGTCGGCACCGGCTCGGCGAACGCGCCCTCCGCCACCATCGCCCGCGCCCCGCCCTCCTCCGTGACCGGTGGCCCCTCCTCGGCCGGCTGGAAGACGAACAGGACCGTGCCGGGCAGTTCCGCGCGGGCCTCGGCGAGCACTGTCGCCGCGCCCATCAGCATCGCCGTGTGACAGTCGTGCCCGCAGGCGTGCGAGACCGGGAACGGGCCGCCCGGGTACGTGGTGTCGACGGCCTCCGAGGCGAAGTCCGCCCCGCACCGGTCCGGCACCGGCAGCGCGTCGATGTCCGCCCGCAACGCGATCGTGCGCGACCCCGGCCGCCCGCCCCGCAGCACCCCGACCACGCCGTGCCCCGCGATCCCCGTGCGCACCTCGTCCAGCCCGAGCGCGCGCAGGTGCTCCGCCACGAACGCGGCCGTCTTCTCCTCCCGGTTGGACAGTTCGGGATGCCGGTGCAGATGGCGGCGCCAGGCGATCACCCGGTCCGCGAGGCGCAGCGCGCCGTCGTCCAGTACGTCGTGGATGGATCGCCCGCTCACGGACACCTCCGTCTCGCCGGTGGCACCGGTCGCCCGCACGGCACCGGTGGCCCTGGGAACATGGCGGCATCGGGAGGAACCGCCGCCGGCCGCCACCCTGCCACGCCGGGCGGGTCGGAGCCACGGTGCGCCCACGGGTTCGCCGGCGCCCCGGGGCCCCAGGGGAGCGGGGGGGCTCGGGTACGGCGGCACGGGACGGGCCCGCGGACGTGTACCGGCCCGGTGCGCCCGGCGCGTACGCCGGGCGCGAGGGGTGTGCGGGGGTGTGCGTCAGGCGGCCGGATAGCCGGGCGCGCCCCGTTCGACGATCGCCGCCGTGTCCAGGCCCGTCGGCAGGGTGCCGAAGGCGAGGCCCCCGTCGGCGTCGAGCCGGGAGGCGCAGAACGCGTCGGCGACCGCCGGATGGCCGTACCGGACGAGCAAGGAGCCCTGGAAGAGCAGGGCCAGACGCTCCACCAGCCGGCGGGCCCGGAACTGGAGCGCCTCCGGATCGCCGAGTTCGGCCAGCTCCTTGCGCAGCCGCGCGACGGCGGCGTCCAGCCGCCGGTCGGCGCCGGCCGCCAGATCCACCTCGGCGAAGAACGCCTCCACAGCGACGGGCTGCCGGGCCATGGCACGCAGCACGTCGAGCGCGGCGACGTTGCCGGAGCCCTCCCAGATCGACGGCAGCGGCGCCTCGCGGTACAGCCGGGGCAGGCCCGAGTCCTCGACGAAACCGTTGCCGCCCAGGCACTCCAGGGCCTCGGCCGCGTGCGCGGGCGCCCGCTTGCACACCCAGTACTTGGTGACCGCGAGCGCCAGACGGCGCAGCTGGTCCTCCCCGGCGTCGCCCGCCGCCGCCCGGTCCACCGCGCCCGCGAGCCGCATCGCGGCGATCGTCGCGGCCTCCGCCTCGACCGCCAGGTCCGCCAGCACGTTCGTCATCAGCGGCTGGTCGATCAGCCGGGCGCCGAACGCGCGGCGGTGGGTGGCGTGGTGCACGGCGTGGACGAGACCGAGCCGCATCCCGGACGCGGAGGACAGCGCGCAGTCGAGCCGGGTCATGTTCACCATGCGGATGATGGTGGCGACGCCCCGGCCCTCCTCGCCGACCAGCCGGCCGAGGGCACCCGCGTACTCGATCTCGCCGGAGGCGTTGGAACGGTTGCCGAGTTTGTCCTTGAGCCGCTGGAGACGGATCGCGTTGCGCGAGCCGTCCGGCAGCACCCGCGGCAGCAGGAAGCAGGACAGCCCGCCGGGCGCCTGGGCCAGCGTCAGGAACACGTCCGACATCGGCGCCGAGGTGAACCACTTGTGCCCGGTCAGCGCGTACTCGCCCGCCTCGCCCGTCGGCACCGCGCGGGTGGTGTTGGCCCGCACGTCCGAACCGCCCTGCTTCTCGGTCATCGACATGCCGGCGATGAGGCCGCGCTTCCCGGTGGGGACGCGCAGGCCGAAGTCGTACGACGGGGAGGTCAGCAGCGGCTCGTACACCGCGGCCAGCTCCGGCTCGGCGCGCAGCGCGGGCACCGCCGCGTACGTCATCGAGACCGGGCACAGGTGCCCCGCGTCCACCTGTGCCCACACGAAGGTCTTCGCGGCGCGCGCCACATGGGCGCCGGGCCGGCCGTCGGCCCACGGCGCGCCGTGCAGCCCGTGCTCGACGGCCACGGTCATCAGCTCGTGCCAGTACGGGTGGAACTCGACCTCGTCGATCCGGTGGCCGTACCGGTCGTGGGTGTGCAGCACGGGGGAGTGCCGCTCGGCCAGCCGGCCCCATTCCTGCGCCTCGTGGCCACCGGCCTTGACGCCCAGTTCCCGGACCTCGGACTCGGCCCAGCCCGCGCCCTCGCGGCGCAGCGCCTCCAGGAGCGCGGGGTCGGCGGAGACGTCGTGACCGGTGAGCGGCGGAACTTGGTTCGTGACCTCATGCGTGTTCTGCATCGGGAACTCCCAAGGCTCGCAGGGTGAAGGTGACGAGGGCGGGCACGGTGCCGGGTCCGGGGGACCCGGCGGTCAAGGGGCCGGTCAGCGCCTCCGCGCCCGCGCCGACCAGCGCGGAGGCGGTGAGCACCGCGTCCTGGGGCGGCAGTTCACCGCTCCGGACACCGGCGGCGATCCGCTCGGCGAAGATGTCACGGAAGGCGCGCCGGAACACCAGGCGTTCGGCGTCGACGGCCGGGTCGACCGGCTCGGCGAGCAGCGCGTAGGCGAGCCGGGGCGCCTTCAGGGCGCGGCTCGCGAAGGTCTCGATGACCGCCACCACCCGCTCGGCGGCGGTCCGGTGCGACGGCCGCGCGGCGGCCTCGGACACGGCGGCCACCTCACGGCCGACGACGGTGCGGAACAGCTCGACCGACAGCTCGGCCTTGCCGGCGAAGTGGCGGTACACACTGCCGGTCGCGACGCCCGCCCGCCCGGCGACGGCGGCCATGGTGCACCCGGCGTGACCGTGCTCGGCGAGCAGCCGGAGACCGGCCTCGACGATCGCGGCGCGCTGGGCGTCGAGCCGGGCCTGGACGGCGGGCGTGCGGCGGTAGGGCATGCAAGAAGTGAAGCAGCGATTCACTGCTTCGCACAGGGGGCGGGTCGGCAGCAGGGGCCGGTCGGCGGAGCCGCGATCAGGGCGAGAGCGGCACGGCGCAGCCGGGCCTCCCACGTCCGCTGGTCGGTGTCCAGCGTGTGGGCGAGGCAGCAGGTGCACGGGGGGAGCAGCGCCGTGAAGGCCCGCTCCTCGGCGGTCTCGGTCTCCGTGTCCTCCCAGTCGTCCGCCGCCGGATCGAGGGCCGCGATCTCGCCGTCGACCAGCCTCGCCGCGATCCGCCGCATCGCGTGACGTCGTGCCAGGACCCGCCCGGGGAAACCGATTCCCGCCTCGCGCACCGCCTGCTCGAACGTGTCACGGATGTCCCGGACGTCCGCGCGGCGCGACAGGCCCGCGAGTTCGCACAGCGTCGGGGTGTCCACCCCTTCCGCAAGCAACTCGGCTGCGAGCATGGGCAGTTCCTCGGGCGGAATTTCGTCCGCCTGATAGCGGCATGCCATGTTCCTCAACGCCATGAGGCCGTCCCGTCGAGGGCTCTTCGCTGCCGGTACCGGTGTTGTGTCCGTCGCGTTCATGACCCTACGGTGCCAGTACGGCACCCCGTGAAGGCGCGTCAGGGCGTCAGGGATGCGGCCGGCACCCTGAACCGGCGCCGGTACTCCGTCGGTGTCGTGTCCAGACGGCGGCGGAACGCCCGGACCAGGGTGTCCGTCGTGCCGAAGCCGCAGACGGACGCGATGCGCTCCAGGGTGGCGTCCGACGACTCCAGTTCGTGGCGGGCCTTCTCCACCCGGACCGACTCGATGTAGGCGTGCGGGGTCATGCCCAGCTCGGTCTTGAAGAGCCGGGTCAGGTGCCGGTCGCTGACGTGCGCGTACGCGGCGAGGTCGACGACCGTCAGCGGTTCGGCGAGGTGCCGCAGGATGTGATGGCGCAGGTCCTCGATGCGGCGGGTGGCGGCGATCCGCTCCAGCGGGACGCTGAACTGGCTCTGGCCGCTGGGGCGTTTGAGGTACATGACCATCTGCCGGGCCACCCGCAGGGCGACCGCCTCGCCGAGGTCGTCGGCGATCAGGGCGAGGGACAGGTCGAGGCAGGCGCTGATCCCGGCCCCGGTCCACACGTTGTCCTCGCGGATGAAGATCGGGTCGGGGTCCACCGTCACCGCCGGATGGTCGGCGGCCAGCCGCTGCGCGGTCGACCAGTGGGTGGTGGCGCGCTTGCCGTCGAGCAGCCCCGCGGCGGCGAGCAGGTGCGCGCCCACGCACACGGAGGCGATCCGGTGCGCGCGAGC contains the following coding sequences:
- a CDS encoding tetR family transcriptional regulator (Helix-turn-helix domains; cl00088;~TetR family transcriptional regulator [Amycolatopsis mediterranei U32];~identified by MetaGeneAnnotator; putative) — encoded protein: MPYRRTPAVQARLDAQRAAIVEAGLRLLAEHGHAGCTMAAVAGRAGVATGSVYRHFAGKAELSVELFRTVVGREVAAVSEAAARPSHRTAAERVVAVIETFASRALKAPRLAYALLAEPVDPAVDAERLVFRRAFRDIFAERIAAGVRSGELPPQDAVLTASALVGAGAEALTGPLTAGSPGPGTVPALVTFTLRALGVPDAEHA
- a CDS encoding polyprenyl synthetase (identified by MetaGeneAnnotator; putative;~overlaps another CDS with the same product name;~polyprenyl synthetase [Streptomyces lividans TK24]): MTSQSGGTAAGEGRAGGAAREGTDDGAVLLVAGLADLAVSTLGTAAGALRGLLRRSDTGRLVEDAEQDLRARGRLALDRYAAVPPAHLEVLAQHVLERRSRADG
- a CDS encoding N-acyl-L-amino acid amidohydrolase (Metal-dependent amidase/aminoacylase/carboxypeptidase [General function prediction only]; COG1473;~N-acyl-L-amino acid amidohydrolase [Streptomyces venezuelae ATCC10712];~Zinc peptidases M18, M20, M28, and M42; cl14876;~identified by MetaGeneAnnotator; putative;~metal binding site [ion binding]) — translated: MSGRSIHDVLDDGALRLADRVIAWRRHLHRHPELSNREEKTAAFVAEHLRALGLDEVRTGIAGHGVVGVLRGGRPGSRTIALRADIDALPVPDRCGADFASEAVDTTYPGGPFPVSHACGHDCHTAMLMGAATVLAEARAELPGTVLFVFQPAEEGPPVTEEGGARAMVAEGAFAEPVPTMVFGMHVTPYPKGHVGYLSGNQYAASLLVRITVTGRQVHGSTPWQGIDPMPAAGAILTGIGQLYRQVSAFDPVTVTIGHIEDVGRFNIIGETVTLWGTVRCADESGMAEVRRRLATLAGHTAAAYQATARVDYLQPVPPVRNGAAWVAAGLPTFRRVVGAERVVETVPSLGYDDVSEFIDRFGGLYVTLGVQDAALDERGLPVPLAGGRGLVTNHHPGFYADDDTLVTGVRLHAHVAYDHLTGALAPDRAEAR
- a CDS encoding acyl-CoA dehydrogenase (Acyl-CoA dehydrogenase; cl09933;~Ribulose bisphosphate carboxylase large chain; cl08232;~acyl-CoA dehydrogenase [Amycolatopsis mediterranei U32];~identified by MetaGeneAnnotator; putative;~isovaleryl CoA dehydrogenase; Provisional), translated to MQNTHEVTNQVPPLTGHDVSADPALLEALRREGAGWAESEVRELGVKAGGHEAQEWGRLAERHSPVLHTHDRYGHRIDEVEFHPYWHELMTVAVEHGLHGAPWADGRPGAHVARAAKTFVWAQVDAGHLCPVSMTYAAVPALRAEPELAAVYEPLLTSPSYDFGLRVPTGKRGLIAGMSMTEKQGGSDVRANTTRAVPTGEAGEYALTGHKWFTSAPMSDVFLTLAQAPGGLSCFLLPRVLPDGSRNAIRLQRLKDKLGNRSNASGEIEYAGALGRLVGEEGRGVATIIRMVNMTRLDCALSSASGMRLGLVHAVHHATHRRAFGARLIDQPLMTNVLADLAVEAEAATIAAMRLAGAVDRAAAGDAGEDQLRRLALAVTKYWVCKRAPAHAAEALECLGGNGFVEDSGLPRLYREAPLPSIWEGSGNVAALDVLRAMARQPVAVEAFFAEVDLAAGADRRLDAAVARLRKELAELGDPEALQFRARRLVERLALLFQGSLLVRYGHPAVADAFCASRLDADGGLAFGTLPTGLDTAAIVERGAPGYPAA
- a CDS encoding hypothetical protein (identified by MetaGeneAnnotator; putative;~sequence version:1) codes for the protein MACRYQADEIPPEELPMLAAELLAEGVDTPTLCELAGLSRRADVRDIRDTFEQAVREAGIGFPGRVLARRHAMRRIAARLVDGEIAALDPAADDWEDTETETAEERAFTALLPPCTCCLAHTLDTDQRTWEARLRRAALALIAAPPTGPCCRPAPCAKQ
- a CDS encoding hypothetical protein (AraC transcriptional regulators havinga Type 1 glutamine amidotransferase (GATase1)-like domain; cd03137;~Bacterial regulatory helix-turn-helix proteins, AraC family; pfam00165;~Transcriptional regulator containing an amidase domain and an AraC-type DNA-binding HTH domain [Transcription];~conserved cys residue [active];~identified by MetaGeneAnnotator; putative;~transcriptional regulator [Streptomyces cattleya NRRL 8057 = DSM46488]), which encodes MPGTVRRRIVIVLFDGVDLLDVTGPPEVFSLALRETEEAAGYRVLLAAAALTPVTTAAGVRVLPDLTFEEAAAGGIDTLVVPGAVEVDDERRVHPVVDPGLVAWVRTLAARAHRIASVCVGAHLLAAAGLLDGKRATTHWSTAQRLAADHPAVTVDPDPIFIREDNVWTGAGISACLDLSLALIADDLGEAVALRVARQMVMYLKRPSGQSQFSVPLERIAATRRIEDLRHHILRHLAEPLTVVDLAAYAHVSDRHLTRLFKTELGMTPHAYIESVRVEKARHELESSDATLERIASVCGFGTTDTLVRAFRRRLDTTPTEYRRRFRVPAASLTP